The sequence TTTAGATTTCTTTCTGGGATCATTCATATTGCACCAAAAAAACTGTTACAAGGAGACTTAACTGGCGCACCCAAACCCCACACCCACTTCCCCACCACTACAACCAACTCTTCCCATTCATATATCTCCCTTCCTTCTCAAGTCAAGCCCATTAAAACCCACCATCAATCAAggaatgatatatatatatatatatgtatctcCCTCCCTCCAATCCAACAAAGTCATGGACAACCTCCATCCAACACCatcttaagaaaataaatggttGAATGTTGTAAAATAAACGGGATATGCTacaatattgagctgcacgtaaagtagatgagacacaacATTTAATAAGGTTCAGCCATGCCTACATCCttggagagcagcagcagtaacttttccactatataaaataataggctacaactttagtgtttacaatatatgTGTCTCactgatttttctctcttggagaatttctctctactatctttttcctctcctctcactctccctttctttccatctcttctttcttctcttcctttctctccTCTCCGCCTGGGCTCTCTCTTCATTCTCTGATGGGTTTGTGTGTCTAGCACTTGCAAAAGAGGGAAGCCTTCTATAGGCAAATGTCTAGCCATtctgaaattggtacttaggtgaaGGGAACCAACAGTAAGTGGGCTCCACATGTTTATTCTTTACAACattcccccttggagaccacaaataaTATGTTTATTGCTTAATTAGTTTTGCTTGGAGGAAACCCAATGAAGTAGAAAACTaatggaaggaagaagattACAGTAATCAGTGTAGCATACTTctggatgctccccctgataTCTTTATGACTATCCTTTTGGAGGGAAATCTTTCAGAGTGAGTGGAGGATGTAGCCATCAAAGATTCCATAGTTGAGTAAGTAAATNGGCATCAAAACCATTGGTTGCTTTCATGATTTCTCCATACATTTTTCTTCcgtcaaaattaattattgagaAAAAGCTTTCATGCATATTGCCCTGTTCTATTTCCtgtgatttcttttttctacttcttcttcttctatcaATCAAACCAAATGCCAGGAAAGCAAGTAAAAGTACTCCCAAGATAGGGAAAATGATTAAGAACGCCTTTTTTGAGGTTCGCTTATGTTCCACAGAATGATTGCAGGGTTTTAGTCCTCCAACATTGCCACACAATCCGTTATTCCCTTCCATTCGAGCATTTTGAAATGCTTTGTTGTTGGGGATTGTACCCTGCAGCTGATTGTAGGATATGTCGATGTCATTCAGCCCATGCATTCCATCAAAAGTTGTTGGAATGAGACCGGTAAGATTATTGTGGGAAAGATTCAACTTCTCCAAACTTTGCATACTGCTCATTTCTGATGGTATCTTACCCTCGAGTGAGTTGTGACTTAAATCAAGTTGGGAAATATGAACTAACTTCCCCAACTGAAATGGAATTTCTTGGCTGAACTTGTTATTGCTCAAATTCAAGTAGTATAAGTTAAGCAAGTCGCCAAAAATGCTTGGAATTGACTCATTGAATTTGTTGGTGGACAAGTCAAGATATTCAATATCAGTCAATGATCCAAATTCTGAGGGTATGGGACCCCAAAGTTGATTGCAGTCCAACTTCAATTCCACCAAAGAAGTCAATCTCCCAAAGTCCTTTGGAATCACCCCTACTAAACTATTGGAAGAAAGATCCAGTTCATGAATTTGGGTTGCATGGCTAAGCTCAGGTGGTATGCTACCAGTAAGCTTGTTCATTGCGATTTTCAGTGATGCTAACTGCGGACACTGTCCCCAGAGGTGTGAGATTTCGCCATGCAAGTTATTGTCGCTTAGGTCAACAAATCGAAGATTTGGATAGGCACCAAAGTCTTCAGATATATTGTCTGTCAGTTGGTTCCCTTGAAGACTAACTCTGACTAAGCTCTTGCAAGTTTTCAAGCTTTTGGGGATTGGACCTATGAAATGGTTGTTGTATGCCGTAAAGATTTGTAGTGATCCACGTCGGCAAATATTTTGGGGCAAATAACCAGAAAAGTTGTTAGTGTCCAACTGCAGTACAGTCAACTTCATAAGATTCTCCATCTCTTGGGGGATGGAGCCAGAAAGTTGGTTATCACGGAGGTATAACTTTTCTAGGTTGCTCAAGTCACCAAGTGAAGTGGGGATGGAACCATTGAGTTGATTCTG comes from Prunus dulcis chromosome 6, ALMONDv2, whole genome shotgun sequence and encodes:
- the LOC117630247 gene encoding MDIS1-interacting receptor like kinase 2-like, producing the protein MPCNVWTGISCNTAGSVNRINLTNSGIQGTLYEFPFPSLPNLEYIDLSLNQLFGAIPSQISSLSKLIYFDLSYNQFSGKIPPEIGLLNNLQVLHLIGNQLNGSIPREIGQLKFLNELALQINSLEGPIPASLGNLSNLAVLYMQDNYLTGSIPSDFGNLKNLTMMYLFTNQLSGSIPSELGNLKSLVELCINDNSLSGSIPTSLGDLTNLTVLYLFENKLSGVIPKDIGNLISIVELVLSQNQLNGSIPTSLGDLSNLEKLYLRDNQLSGSIPQEMENLMKLTVLQLDTNNFSGYLPQNICRRGSLQIFTAYNNHFIGPIPKSLKTCKSLVRVSLQGNQLTDNISEDFGAYPNLRFVDLSDNNLHGEISHLWGQCPQLASLKIAMNKLTGSIPPELSHATQIHELDLSSNSLVGVIPKDFGRLTSLVELKLDCNQLWGPIPSEFGSLTDIEYLDLSTNKFNESIPSIFGDLLNLYYLNLSNNKFSQEIPFQLGKLVHISQLDLSHNSLEGKIPSEMSSMQSLEKLNLSHNNLTGLIPTTFDGMHGLNDIDISYNQLQGTIPNNKAFQNARMEGNNGLCGNVGGLKPCNHSVEHKRTSKKAFLIIFPILGVLLLAFLAFGLIDRRRRSRKKKSQEIEQGNMHESFFSIINFDGRKMYGEIMKATNGFDAXLLTQLWNL